One region of Limnospira fusiformis SAG 85.79 genomic DNA includes:
- a CDS encoding patatin-like phospholipase family protein — protein sequence MKKRKKGKIAIACQGGGSHAAFTAGVLKRFLQSDVCDRYEIVSLSGTSGGGLCSLLAWYGLVKNQQETAREPYHQLIDFWEDNSANHLWEQYLNYLTVQSCRFYDKGIIPSYISNPYTWGGVQEFWQSVTPRREYLDLKKLLEKHINFSQLPRLINSSSPRLFLGAVNVISGESKIFDSRQNEIEIDAILASAAIPTLFKAVEIGDAAYWDSLFAENPPILSLVDEQIIPPEQWPDELWVIQVNPRACDSIPRTTPEILDRRNQLSGNLSLYQSLELIEKTNRWLQKGFLNGDLAGISPVQVRQLEIKRSHLEGLDYASKFDRHPSLINHLISVGFAQADSFVEPLLNARDLEDILYPESRVNINSDIPESDPAILWQIGTSSKRLKVSPQGVWTPEYNYYIGSDADPIKYPSLPTIITAPDAEKPPGVASTDCLNIHFRLYRDYQEGELTLSYHRDGLGEDWLFLDGILLIRIWGAGENQKRQTELQLGSLSEGEHTITLTTAKGKGKHRIYEFKLAAGVSSATVSETPVSLGGETSQKTVTSQPLLAELPDSLDGLNFAVTTSEDRSKLCLEVTNSYLNADVLDFRVVAAEVISSPGESVQVLEEGEFLSLGNLPAKDSEPSKLTGEIILDAEDEPAKIETVKIQYSGRVSVSGRGRDRLKLMVNKGDH from the coding sequence ATGAAGAAGCGGAAAAAAGGTAAAATTGCGATCGCCTGTCAAGGAGGGGGAAGCCACGCGGCATTTACGGCGGGAGTTTTAAAGAGATTTCTGCAAAGTGATGTATGCGATCGCTATGAAATTGTGAGTTTAAGCGGCACCTCTGGCGGCGGTTTATGTAGTCTACTAGCTTGGTATGGTTTAGTCAAAAATCAACAGGAAACGGCGAGAGAACCCTATCACCAATTAATTGATTTTTGGGAAGATAACTCAGCCAACCATCTTTGGGAACAATACCTAAATTATTTAACGGTTCAATCCTGTAGATTTTACGATAAGGGGATTATTCCTAGCTACATTTCTAATCCCTATACCTGGGGAGGAGTTCAGGAATTTTGGCAATCTGTCACGCCGAGACGAGAATATTTAGACCTGAAGAAACTGCTGGAAAAGCACATCAATTTTTCGCAACTTCCTAGGCTGATTAATAGTAGCAGTCCCCGATTATTTCTAGGTGCGGTTAATGTGATATCTGGGGAATCAAAAATCTTTGACTCTCGCCAAAACGAAATTGAAATTGATGCCATTCTCGCCTCGGCGGCTATTCCCACCCTATTCAAAGCTGTGGAAATTGGGGATGCTGCTTATTGGGATAGTTTATTTGCAGAAAATCCGCCAATTTTATCCCTAGTAGATGAACAAATTATTCCCCCGGAACAATGGCCGGATGAATTATGGGTTATACAGGTCAACCCTCGCGCCTGTGACAGTATACCTAGGACTACGCCAGAGATTTTAGATCGGCGAAATCAACTATCAGGGAATCTTTCTCTGTATCAAAGTTTAGAGTTGATCGAAAAAACTAATCGCTGGTTACAAAAGGGGTTTTTAAATGGAGATCTAGCGGGAATTAGTCCGGTGCAAGTTCGCCAGTTAGAAATTAAGCGATCGCATTTAGAAGGATTAGACTATGCCTCTAAATTTGACCGGCATCCTAGTTTAATTAACCACCTGATATCGGTGGGATTTGCACAGGCTGATTCTTTCGTAGAACCCTTGTTAAATGCCAGAGATTTAGAGGATATACTTTACCCAGAAAGTCGGGTTAATATCAATTCAGATATTCCCGAATCTGACCCAGCGATTTTATGGCAAATTGGCACATCTTCCAAACGGCTAAAGGTTTCTCCCCAAGGTGTCTGGACTCCCGAATATAACTATTATATCGGTAGTGATGCTGACCCGATTAAATACCCTAGCTTACCGACAATTATAACTGCTCCTGATGCGGAAAAACCGCCGGGAGTGGCATCAACAGATTGCCTGAATATTCACTTCCGCCTGTATAGGGATTATCAGGAAGGGGAATTAACTTTATCTTACCACCGCGATGGTTTGGGAGAGGATTGGTTATTCCTAGATGGTATCCTATTAATCCGCATTTGGGGTGCAGGAGAAAATCAGAAACGTCAAACTGAACTACAACTTGGCAGCCTGAGTGAAGGTGAACATACGATAACTTTAACTACTGCTAAAGGTAAGGGTAAGCATCGTATTTATGAGTTCAAATTGGCGGCGGGTGTCTCATCGGCAACTGTGTCAGAAACTCCTGTATCTTTGGGGGGTGAAACTTCCCAGAAGACGGTAACCAGTCAGCCATTGCTGGCGGAACTTCCCGACAGTTTAGATGGTTTAAATTTTGCCGTCACTACTTCCGAGGATAGGTCAAAATTGTGCCTGGAAGTAACCAATAGTTATCTGAATGCAGATGTTCTGGATTTTCGGGTAGTTGCAGCGGAGGTAATTAGTTCGCCAGGTGAAAGTGTGCAAGTTTTGGAAGAGGGAGAATTTCTCTCTCTGGGAAACCTACCCGCTAAGGATAGTGAACCATCTAAGCTGACGGGAGAAATTATCCTAGATGCTGAAGATGAACCGGCTAAAATAGAAACGGTGAAAATACAATACTCTGGTCGGGTTTCGGTGAGTGGTCGAGGTCGCGATCGCTTAAAGTTGATGGTAAATAAGGGAGATCATTAA
- a CDS encoding patatin-like phospholipase family protein — protein MSKKNIAIACQGGGSHTAFTAGVLHDLLLEGVHEEYNITELSGTSGGAICATAVWYGLLKYAAGSKEPPYKWLVKIWEDNSTQSVWEKSLNNFVINTVHLQDSGIIPSYPPNPYANQWIVDFLTMISPRKEYINLRELLENHIDFDEIKTLVNSSSPTLLLGAVNILSGDFKAFDSRKGEIIVEAVMASAAIPNVFPAVHIGQDAYWDGLFSKNPPVTEFLTENMVRRPDEIWIIQINPKTRGSEPKTAQDILDRRNELAGNLSLYQEVNFIELVNKWIRAGIFEGTPLADKIKPIDIRWISMSHDLAEELDYSSKLNRDDAFIQKLMSNGRQQAGQFLRILRGVPQPA, from the coding sequence ATGAGCAAAAAAAATATTGCGATCGCTTGTCAAGGTGGCGGTAGTCATACAGCTTTTACTGCTGGTGTTCTCCATGACTTACTACTAGAGGGAGTTCACGAAGAATACAATATTACCGAATTAAGCGGCACTTCTGGCGGCGCGATCTGCGCTACCGCAGTTTGGTATGGTTTACTCAAATATGCAGCCGGTTCAAAAGAACCCCCCTATAAATGGTTAGTCAAAATTTGGGAAGATAACTCTACTCAAAGTGTCTGGGAAAAAAGTTTAAATAACTTTGTCATTAACACAGTCCACTTGCAGGATTCTGGCATAATTCCCAGCTATCCCCCCAATCCTTATGCTAATCAATGGATTGTGGATTTTCTCACCATGATATCTCCCCGCAAAGAGTATATTAACCTGCGAGAACTCCTAGAAAATCACATTGATTTTGATGAAATTAAAACCCTAGTGAATTCATCGAGTCCCACCCTATTGTTAGGTGCAGTCAATATTCTATCTGGTGATTTTAAAGCCTTTGATTCTCGCAAAGGGGAAATTATCGTAGAAGCCGTGATGGCTTCTGCTGCTATTCCTAATGTATTCCCAGCCGTTCATATTGGTCAAGATGCTTACTGGGATGGTCTATTTTCTAAAAATCCCCCAGTTACCGAATTTTTGACAGAAAATATGGTCAGAAGACCTGACGAGATTTGGATTATTCAAATTAACCCTAAAACCCGTGGTTCTGAACCCAAAACCGCCCAAGATATCCTAGACCGACGCAATGAATTAGCCGGGAATCTGTCCCTGTATCAAGAAGTTAATTTCATTGAGTTAGTTAACAAGTGGATTCGGGCGGGAATTTTTGAGGGGACACCATTAGCTGATAAAATTAAACCCATTGATATTCGCTGGATCAGTATGAGTCATGACCTAGCCGAAGAACTTGATTATTCTTCTAAACTCAACCGGGATGATGCTTTCATTCAGAAATTGATGAGTAATGGTCGCCAGCAAGCCGGACAGTTTTTGCGGATTCTGCGGGGTGTTCCACAACCAGCATAG
- the ftsH gene encoding ATP-dependent zinc metalloprotease FtsH, giving the protein MKSSWINRLGQPVKSSAMSKKHLWRILGGWVISQSILLGTPALANRDSGSMSYTDLLQKIEAGQVIRIQEDPSRQLAKVTFTDEANGQQIRYVALFDHNPELMAALRANPVDYEVRPSADNSVAMGLVVNVLVIVAVLAFLLMILRRSSQSSGNAMNFGKSKARFQMEAKTGILFDDVAGIEEAKEELQEVVTFLKSPEKFTAIGAKIPRGVLLVGPPGTGKTLLAKAVAGEAGVPFFSISGSEFVEMFVGVGASRVRDLFKKAKDNSPCLIFIDEIDAVGRQRGAGIGGGNDEREQTLNQLLTEMDGFEGNPGIIVIAATNRPDVLDTALLRPGRFDRQVIVDLPGYNGRLGILQVHARNKKLADDVSLEAIARRTPGLAGADLANLLNEAAILTARRRKEAITLLEIDDAIDRITIGLALTPLLDSKKKRLIAYHEVGHALLMTLLKNSDPLNKVTIIPRSGGIGGFAQQMFNEDMVDSGLYTRAWLIDQITIALGGRAAEQEVFGEAEVTIGASNDIQMVSNLAREMVTRYGMSDLGLVALESPGEQVFLGRGFPSQSEYSEEVATKIDHQIRAIAFRCYDQACRLIRQHRVLLDQLVEVLLEKETIEGDEFRRLVSEYTPLPEKQMAIILNK; this is encoded by the coding sequence ATGAAAAGTTCCTGGATCAACAGATTGGGACAACCAGTTAAATCATCAGCCATGTCCAAAAAGCATTTGTGGCGGATTTTGGGAGGTTGGGTGATTTCCCAAAGTATCCTTTTGGGGACTCCAGCTTTGGCTAATCGTGATTCTGGGTCGATGAGTTATACAGACTTGTTGCAGAAAATCGAAGCGGGACAGGTCATCAGAATTCAAGAAGACCCATCACGACAACTTGCTAAAGTCACATTCACAGACGAAGCCAACGGACAACAGATTAGGTATGTGGCACTATTTGACCATAACCCGGAACTGATGGCCGCGCTGCGGGCAAACCCGGTAGACTATGAGGTAAGACCTTCGGCAGACAATAGCGTGGCTATGGGTTTAGTGGTCAATGTTTTGGTGATTGTGGCGGTCTTAGCATTTCTGCTGATGATTCTGCGGCGGTCTTCCCAGTCTTCGGGAAATGCGATGAATTTTGGTAAATCTAAGGCTAGGTTCCAAATGGAAGCGAAAACCGGGATTCTGTTTGATGATGTGGCTGGTATTGAAGAAGCTAAGGAAGAATTGCAAGAGGTGGTCACATTCCTAAAATCCCCGGAAAAGTTTACCGCCATTGGTGCGAAAATTCCTAGGGGGGTGCTATTGGTGGGACCTCCGGGAACTGGGAAAACCCTGTTAGCTAAGGCTGTAGCGGGGGAAGCGGGGGTTCCGTTTTTCAGCATTTCTGGTTCGGAATTTGTGGAGATGTTTGTGGGGGTCGGTGCATCCCGGGTGCGGGATCTTTTTAAAAAGGCTAAGGATAATTCCCCCTGTCTGATTTTTATTGATGAAATTGATGCTGTCGGTCGCCAACGGGGGGCGGGAATTGGCGGCGGTAATGATGAACGGGAACAGACCCTTAACCAATTACTGACGGAAATGGATGGATTTGAGGGTAATCCGGGAATTATTGTGATTGCAGCCACTAATCGCCCTGATGTGTTGGATACAGCCCTATTGCGTCCGGGACGGTTTGACCGACAGGTGATTGTTGATTTACCTGGTTACAATGGCCGTTTAGGGATTTTACAGGTTCATGCGCGCAATAAAAAGCTGGCTGATGATGTTTCCCTAGAGGCGATCGCCCGCAGAACACCAGGATTAGCAGGGGCGGATCTGGCTAATTTACTTAATGAAGCGGCGATTTTAACGGCTAGACGACGCAAGGAAGCGATTACCCTCTTAGAAATTGATGATGCTATTGACCGCATTACTATTGGTTTGGCTTTAACTCCCCTTCTCGACAGCAAGAAAAAGCGACTGATTGCTTATCATGAGGTGGGACACGCTTTGCTGATGACTCTGTTGAAAAATTCTGATCCTCTTAATAAGGTGACAATTATTCCCCGGTCTGGAGGAATTGGCGGTTTTGCTCAACAGATGTTTAATGAGGATATGGTTGATAGTGGTCTGTATACCCGCGCTTGGTTGATTGATCAAATTACTATTGCTTTGGGGGGAAGGGCTGCTGAACAGGAAGTATTTGGTGAAGCAGAGGTGACTATTGGCGCTAGTAATGATATTCAGATGGTCAGTAATTTGGCGCGGGAAATGGTGACTCGTTATGGTATGTCTGATTTGGGATTGGTGGCTTTGGAAAGTCCCGGAGAACAGGTATTCTTGGGGCGAGGCTTTCCTAGTCAATCGGAATATTCTGAGGAAGTGGCGACTAAGATTGATCATCAAATTAGAGCGATCGCCTTTCGCTGTTATGATCAAGCCTGCCGCCTTATCCGTCAACACCGAGTTTTGCTAGACCAGTTGGTAGAAGTTCTCCTAGAAAAGGAAACCATTGAGGGGGACGAGTTCCGCCGCCTAGTCTCGGAATATACTCCTCTTCCTGAAAAGCAAATGGCGATTATTCTAAACAAATAA
- a CDS encoding alpha-amylase, with translation MINGVIMQYFHWYIDPDLILWNQLKENAQELVDAGITALWLPPAYKGKKGKSDVGYGVYDLYDLGEFDQQGTVRTKYGNHQQYLDAIHAAQSAGIQVYADVVVNHRMGADETEVVKATPFAMNNRIHPIGEMREIKAYTHFTFPGRQGKHSDFQWHWWHFDAVDYDDFTKDSSNIYLLEGKVFDDYVSLEKGNFNYLMGCDLDFQSREVRDEITNWAKWYLDTTGVNGFRLDAIKHISAWFFPEWIETLENHVGKDLFMVGKYWYNDIDTLHWYVDTVGGRMSVFDVPLHYKFYYASKSGGNFDMRTILDRTFIQERPINAVTFVENHDSQPLQALEAPVEPWFKPLAYAIILLRREGYPCIFYADYYGAEYEDYGKDGNSYKIVLPSHRWIIDKLLYARHHYSYGEQYDYFDNYNVIGWTRLGDEEHPQGMAVIMSDNIPGQKWMEVGKPNAKFIDLTEHIKEPVYTNEWGWGHFSCDGGSVSVWVQE, from the coding sequence ATGATTAATGGCGTAATCATGCAATACTTCCATTGGTACATCGATCCCGATTTGATTTTATGGAATCAACTTAAAGAAAACGCCCAAGAATTAGTCGATGCTGGTATTACCGCCCTCTGGCTTCCCCCAGCTTATAAAGGGAAGAAAGGTAAATCTGATGTGGGCTATGGTGTTTATGATTTGTATGATCTGGGGGAGTTTGATCAACAGGGAACTGTCAGAACCAAATATGGCAATCATCAACAGTATTTAGATGCTATTCATGCCGCCCAAAGTGCCGGGATTCAGGTTTACGCTGATGTGGTGGTTAATCATCGCATGGGGGCTGATGAAACTGAGGTGGTTAAAGCTACTCCTTTTGCTATGAATAATCGGATTCATCCGATTGGGGAAATGCGAGAGATTAAAGCCTATACTCATTTTACTTTTCCCGGTCGTCAAGGCAAACATTCTGATTTTCAATGGCATTGGTGGCATTTTGATGCGGTTGATTATGATGATTTTACTAAAGATTCCTCGAATATTTATCTTTTGGAAGGTAAGGTTTTTGATGATTATGTGTCGTTGGAAAAGGGGAATTTTAACTATTTAATGGGTTGTGATCTCGATTTCCAAAGTCGAGAAGTTAGGGACGAAATCACTAACTGGGCTAAATGGTATCTTGATACTACGGGGGTTAATGGTTTCCGCCTTGATGCCATTAAACATATTTCGGCTTGGTTCTTCCCAGAATGGATAGAAACCCTAGAAAATCACGTCGGTAAAGACTTGTTTATGGTAGGGAAATATTGGTATAATGACATTGATACTCTACATTGGTATGTAGATACGGTGGGGGGTCGAATGTCTGTGTTTGATGTTCCCCTACACTATAAGTTTTATTATGCCAGTAAGTCGGGGGGTAACTTCGACATGAGAACTATTCTCGATCGCACTTTTATACAGGAACGCCCCATTAATGCGGTCACCTTTGTAGAAAATCATGATTCTCAACCTTTACAAGCCTTAGAAGCACCCGTTGAACCTTGGTTTAAACCGTTGGCTTATGCGATTATTCTGCTGCGACGAGAAGGTTATCCCTGTATTTTCTATGCTGACTATTATGGCGCAGAATACGAAGATTATGGCAAAGATGGTAACAGTTATAAAATTGTTTTACCCTCCCACCGTTGGATAATTGATAAGTTATTATATGCGCGACATCATTACTCCTACGGGGAACAATACGATTACTTCGACAACTACAATGTCATCGGTTGGACTCGTTTAGGTGATGAAGAACACCCCCAAGGTATGGCTGTGATTATGAGTGATAACATTCCTGGTCAAAAATGGATGGAAGTTGGTAAACCTAATGCTAAGTTTATTGACCTGACAGAACACATCAAAGAACCTGTTTATACCAATGAATGGGGATGGGGTCACTTTTCCTGTGACGGGGGTTCTGTATCTGTTTGGGTACAGGAATAA
- a CDS encoding TRAP transporter large permease, which translates to MNVEWLSIAMFIVALIVLALGYPVAFSLGGVALIFTLIGIIFGVFDPILWSAMPQQIFGIMNNFTLLAIPYFIFLGSMLEKTGIAENLLETMGILFGRMRGGLAIAVIIVGGLLAATTGVVAATVIAMGLISLPTMVRYSYNPRLAAGVIVASGTLGQIIPPSVVLVVLGDQLGISVGNLFIGSVIPGLLMTTAFIIHVAIASWLRPDLAPALPTEVITAPGLKQRIIKVLIPPILLILLILGSIFFGIATPTEAGAVGCVGAIILAAFNRQLTRDNLYRACDATLRTTSMVIFILIGSRAFSLVFRGLGGDNVVKDMFLNLPGGQIGFLLISMLIVFLLGFFIDFFEIVFIVVPLLLPIAQSYNMDLVWFGVLLGANLQTSFLTPPFGFALFYLRGVAPASISTEDIYHGVIPFITLQLIVLGLIVVFPSLVNFLPDLAQNIGR; encoded by the coding sequence ATGAATGTTGAATGGTTGAGTATTGCCATGTTTATCGTGGCTTTAATAGTGTTAGCATTAGGCTATCCGGTGGCTTTTTCCCTGGGTGGTGTCGCCTTAATTTTCACCCTAATTGGCATAATTTTCGGAGTATTTGACCCCATTTTATGGTCAGCCATGCCACAGCAGATATTTGGGATTATGAACAATTTTACACTGCTGGCAATTCCCTATTTTATTTTCCTAGGTTCAATGCTAGAAAAAACAGGCATAGCGGAAAACCTGTTAGAAACCATGGGAATATTATTCGGAAGAATGCGGGGAGGATTAGCGATCGCAGTAATTATAGTAGGAGGACTCCTAGCCGCCACCACCGGAGTAGTCGCCGCCACCGTCATAGCTATGGGCTTAATTTCCCTCCCCACCATGGTACGCTACAGCTATAATCCCAGACTCGCCGCCGGAGTAATTGTAGCATCAGGAACCCTAGGGCAAATCATCCCCCCCAGTGTAGTCTTAGTAGTCCTAGGAGATCAATTAGGAATTTCCGTTGGCAACCTATTTATTGGCTCAGTAATTCCCGGATTATTAATGACCACCGCCTTTATTATTCATGTAGCGATCGCCTCCTGGTTACGCCCGGATCTCGCCCCCGCCTTACCCACAGAAGTCATCACAGCACCCGGTCTCAAACAGCGAATCATCAAAGTATTAATTCCGCCCATATTACTGATTTTGTTAATCTTGGGAAGTATATTTTTTGGCATAGCCACACCCACAGAAGCCGGAGCCGTGGGATGTGTCGGAGCAATTATCCTAGCCGCTTTTAACCGTCAACTGACCAGAGACAACCTATATCGCGCTTGTGATGCCACCCTACGAACCACCAGTATGGTAATATTTATCCTGATAGGTTCACGAGCTTTTAGTTTAGTATTTCGGGGACTAGGGGGAGACAACGTAGTTAAAGATATGTTCCTCAATCTTCCTGGGGGTCAAATCGGCTTTTTGCTCATCTCCATGTTAATCGTATTCCTGTTGGGATTCTTTATCGATTTTTTCGAGATCGTCTTTATCGTAGTTCCCCTTTTACTTCCCATTGCTCAAAGCTATAATATGGATTTAGTCTGGTTCGGGGTATTATTAGGCGCTAATTTACAAACCTCCTTCCTCACCCCTCCCTTTGGCTTTGCCCTATTTTACCTACGGGGTGTGGCTCCTGCGTCTATCAGCACCGAAGACATTTATCACGGTGTGATTCCATTCATCACCCTACAGCTTATCGTTTTAGGGTTGATAGTCGTCTTTCCCTCCCTGGTCAACTTTTTGCCAGATCTGGCTCAGAACATCGGCCGTTAG
- the urtA gene encoding urea ABC transporter substrate-binding protein: MINRRLGRRKFLLYGSATLGASVLLKACGTPSEDATTQTTGDTIKVGILHSLSGTMAISETTVVEAEKMAIAEINAAGGVLGKQIEAVVEDGASDWPTFAEKAEKLIDQDQVVTVFGCWTSASRKAVKDVFESRNHMLWYPVQYEGQECSRNIFYTGAAPNQQIEPAVDWLLENKGREFFLVGSDYVFPRTANTIIKEQLMAKGGTTVGEDYLPLGNTEVTGIITKIRQALPNGGVIFNSLNGDSNVAFFKQLQGSGLTPDLYPVMSVSIAEEEVRQIGREFLIGHYASWNYFQTVETPENQTWVEAFKAKHGQDRVTNDPMEAAYTMVYLWKQAVEQAGTADDLEAVRAAAIGQQLQAPHGLVTLNPNHHLSKTVRIGQIRDDGLFDIIWSSDGPVEPLPWNQYVPSTRGYACDWTDPARGERFRMEGV; this comes from the coding sequence ATGATAAACAGAAGATTAGGGCGACGCAAGTTTTTATTGTATGGATCGGCTACCTTGGGTGCTAGTGTACTCTTAAAAGCCTGTGGTACTCCCTCGGAAGATGCCACAACTCAAACTACAGGCGATACGATTAAGGTGGGTATTCTCCACTCTTTAAGTGGAACTATGGCAATTAGTGAAACCACGGTTGTGGAAGCGGAAAAAATGGCGATCGCTGAAATAAATGCAGCCGGAGGTGTGTTAGGAAAACAGATTGAAGCAGTAGTTGAAGATGGCGCTTCTGACTGGCCGACCTTTGCCGAAAAAGCCGAAAAACTCATTGACCAAGACCAAGTGGTTACCGTTTTTGGTTGCTGGACTTCTGCCAGTCGTAAAGCAGTTAAAGATGTGTTTGAATCCCGGAACCATATGTTATGGTATCCCGTGCAATATGAAGGTCAGGAATGTTCTCGGAATATTTTTTATACTGGGGCTGCACCCAATCAACAAATTGAACCAGCGGTCGATTGGCTATTAGAAAATAAAGGTCGAGAGTTCTTTTTGGTCGGGTCTGACTATGTGTTCCCCCGCACAGCCAACACCATTATTAAAGAACAGCTTATGGCTAAAGGTGGCACTACCGTCGGGGAAGATTATCTACCTTTAGGAAATACAGAAGTTACCGGAATCATTACCAAGATTAGGCAGGCATTGCCCAACGGTGGAGTTATTTTTAATAGCCTAAATGGTGATAGTAATGTCGCTTTCTTTAAACAGCTACAGGGTTCAGGATTAACACCGGATTTATACCCGGTTATGTCCGTGAGTATCGCTGAGGAAGAAGTGCGACAAATCGGCCGAGAGTTCCTCATTGGACACTATGCCTCTTGGAACTATTTTCAAACTGTAGAGACCCCAGAAAATCAGACTTGGGTGGAGGCATTTAAGGCTAAACATGGTCAAGACCGGGTTACTAATGACCCCATGGAGGCTGCTTATACTATGGTTTATCTGTGGAAACAAGCAGTTGAACAAGCCGGGACAGCGGACGATTTAGAAGCCGTTAGGGCGGCGGCAATAGGTCAGCAATTACAAGCCCCCCATGGGTTAGTAACTCTTAATCCTAATCATCACTTATCTAAGACTGTGAGAATTGGTCAAATCCGTGATGATGGTTTATTTGATATTATCTGGTCTTCCGATGGTCCGGTTGAACCATTACCCTGGAATCAGTATGTTCCTAGCACCAGGGGTTATGCCTGCGATTGGACTGACCCCGCCCGTGGCGAAAGATTCCGAATGGAAGGGGTTTAA
- a CDS encoding ABC transporter permease subunit, producing the protein MQELAIAFFNGISIGSVLLLAALGLSITFGLMGVINLAHGELMMLGAYATFVVQNIFRPLGEPLFNFYIILAIPVAFIVAALVGFFLERGVIRYLYGRPLETLLATWGVSLILRQFVRSVNWQMVIGLGLFCLLFFGGLFWVKRRQDWEKIRNWAMGVLLVLSIGISTTASILIGNAAGQVLTRPWFSARNVDVTAPAWLRGGFALGNFQVPYARVFIIILGLVCLGLIYLFLNRSNWGLRIRSVTQNRQMSACLGIPTDQVDALTFAMGSGLAGVAGCAITLLGSVGPNTGQNYIVDTFMVVVVGGVGNLLGTVLAALVIGSLIYLIGSGTLAFLLSSVDVLQPVVDFLSFFATTSMSKVLVFALIIAFLQIKPAGIFPPKGRTAEL; encoded by the coding sequence ATGCAAGAACTTGCGATCGCTTTTTTTAATGGCATCAGTATCGGTTCCGTCTTACTCCTGGCGGCTTTAGGACTCTCAATCACCTTTGGATTAATGGGGGTAATTAATCTCGCCCACGGAGAGTTAATGATGCTGGGTGCTTATGCCACATTTGTTGTGCAGAATATCTTTAGACCCCTGGGAGAACCCCTGTTTAATTTCTATATAATCCTGGCTATTCCCGTCGCCTTCATTGTCGCCGCTTTAGTCGGGTTCTTCTTAGAAAGAGGCGTGATTCGATACCTATATGGCAGACCTTTAGAAACCTTATTAGCCACTTGGGGGGTTAGTCTAATTCTACGCCAATTTGTCCGTAGTGTCAACTGGCAAATGGTAATTGGTTTGGGCTTATTTTGCCTCTTGTTTTTTGGGGGGTTATTCTGGGTTAAGCGTCGCCAGGACTGGGAGAAAATTCGCAATTGGGCTATGGGGGTTTTGTTAGTCTTATCTATCGGAATTTCTACAACCGCTAGTATTCTGATTGGTAACGCGGCTGGACAAGTTTTGACTCGACCCTGGTTTAGCGCCCGAAATGTCGATGTGACCGCCCCCGCTTGGTTACGAGGAGGGTTCGCCCTAGGGAATTTTCAAGTTCCTTATGCGCGGGTATTTATTATTATTCTGGGGTTGGTATGTTTGGGGTTGATTTACCTATTTCTTAATCGCTCTAATTGGGGTTTAAGGATTAGGTCAGTAACTCAAAATCGCCAAATGAGTGCTTGTCTGGGTATCCCTACAGACCAGGTTGATGCTTTGACATTTGCCATGGGTTCGGGACTGGCTGGGGTAGCAGGTTGTGCGATTACTTTATTGGGTTCAGTTGGACCGAATACCGGACAAAATTATATCGTTGATACCTTTATGGTGGTGGTAGTTGGTGGGGTGGGAAATTTGCTGGGGACGGTGTTAGCCGCTTTAGTTATTGGTAGCTTAATTTATTTGATTGGTTCGGGAACATTGGCGTTCTTATTATCCTCTGTGGATGTTCTACAGCCTGTGGTCGATTTCTTGAGTTTCTTTGCGACAACCAGTATGTCTAAGGTGTTAGTCTTTGCGCTAATTATTGCCTTTTTGCAAATTAAACCTGCGGGCATTTTCCCGCCTAAAGGCAGAACTGCTGAGTTGTAG